GGGCCGACGAACGTCTTGAACATCAAATTGAACTGGCGCGACTCGGTCAGCTCACCGCCGCACTCGCCGGGGTGTTTCGACGGTCGCTCGGGGCACTGCGCGGTGGCGACGTGATCGGCGCGGAAGCGCGACTTGCACTTCTTGCAATCGATCAACGGGTCGGAGAAGCCGGCGATGTGTCCCGAGGCTTCCCACACGCGCGGATGCATCAGGATCGCGCTCTCGATGCCGACCATGTGGTCGCGCGACGTGACCATGTACCGCCACCACGACTCACGAATGTTGCGCTTGAGTTCGACCCCGAGCGGTCCGTAATCCCAGGTGCTGGCAAAGCCGCCGTAGATCTCGCTCGACTGAAACACGAACCCACGCCGTTTGGCGAGGTTCACGATCTTCTCCATGGTGACGGTGGACATTCGGCTCCGATCGAAGGCGCACCGTCTAGCACGCGCTCCGCGGAGCGGCAATGCGAGTAGTGACACGCTCGTGGGTCAGTTTAGAGCCCTCATGCCTGCAGTTGACACCGCGCGCTATCGTTCTGGTACAATGCACGCATACTTGACAGCACGGTCGGACAACGTCCGAACGTCAATACGCCACGCCTGTACGTTGTCCGAGCAAACGGCGAGTGCGAGCGTGGCCCAGAGCGCCCAACGCAGCGAGCGCACAGCGCAGCGAGCGTGAGTGACGCAGGAAGGGAAGGAACAGAATGTTCATAGTGCGCATCAGATGCGAACAGCATCAGGACGAGGACAGTCTGGCGTCTGAGATTCTCAATGCGATCGCGGAGGGTGGATCTAATGTCCACATGCAGCGGGCCGGAACGGCACTGACCTCTATCCTGGGCGATGCCCAGAAAAAGGTCGATGTGTGGACGCGGCCCTTTGAGCGGCGGGAAGACTGGCCAGATCGCGAGCTCAATAGTTTGGGGGAAGCTGTGGACATTTGTAAAGCGGTGCCGCTGAATGCCCCCGACCGCCAGATCGCCGTCAACCTGATGGAAACCGTCGAAAGAATATGGACGGCGATGGCGAAGCGAGCAGTCAAAGAAAAAGTGGACTATGACGAGGTGCACTATCTACTCCAGTCGTTTGAGAAATTCCGCGGTGCCGCCGCGCACCCCGAGCGTATACGGGAACTGGCCCGGCAGTTGTGCCATCACTACCTCCCCGAGAGTGGTTGGTGATGGCGCGGCACTCGGTGCCAATGCGGGCACAAACTAACCCTACCCATGACACACTCGTGCAGCGCATTGCGCACCGCGAGCCCGATGTACTAGCGTCGCCCGGCTCGCATGGACTCGCCCGCTCCGACTGATCGCCCACTCACCATCCGCGCCATCACGCGCCACGAGCGCGGAGCGGTGCTGAACCTGCTCGGCGAATGGATCAGCGCCGAGTTCTTCGGTCGCTATTTCGATCACGATCCCGCGTTTCGCGACGAACTGTGCTTCGTCGCGCTCGACGGCGAGCGCCTGGTGAGCACGCTGCAAGTGTTCGCGAAAGACGTGCGCGTCGGCGGCGCCACACTCCGCGTCGCCGGCGTGGGCAACGTCTTCACCACCGACGCGTATCGCGAGCGCGGCACCGCGTCGCAAGTACTCACCCATGCGATCGCGGCGATGGACGCGTACGGTTTCGATCTCTCCCTGTTGTTCGCCGTCCGGCTCGCGTTCTACGGCCGCCACGGCTGGAGCAGTCATCCGCGCCGCTTCGTTTTCATCGAGCCCGGCGACGCGGCGACATCGGGCCGCTATGCCATCGACCCGTTCGTACCGGCGCGCGACCTCGACTCGGTGATGCAGGTCTACGACGCCTACAGCGGAGCGTTGCCCGGCACCACCGTGCGCGATTACCCCTATTGGCTGGGGCAGCTGCGCTACGCGGGCAATCTCGAAGAAGACTTTCTGGTCGCCCATGCCGGTAGTGAAGTGATCGCCTACGCGCGCGCCACGACGTTGTACGGCTACTATCTGATCATGGAGCACGGCTATCTGCCGGGGCACGAGGATGCGCTGGCCGATCTCACGTGCCGCCTCCACACGGTGGAGGGGCGCACGCTACCAGGCACGCTGGCACAGCTCGCTCACGAACCGCGGGTGCAAGCGAGTTTGCAAACGCGCGGACTCACGTTGCGGGCGGTGGATGACGTCTTCTGGATGTGGCGCGTGATCTCGCCCGAGCGGTTGGCGGCCAAGCTCGGCGTTACGGTTGCCGAGGTCGAGCGCGAGGACTTCTTCCCAAACCTGTTTCCGCCCGAACGTTCGGTCTTCTGGTTGTCGGATCGATTCTGATGGTCGTGGCTCGTGATTCGTGCTCGTGACTCGACGGATTGGTTCGACCGCCGGTCCGACGACTCACGAGCACGAGTCACGAACACGATTCACGATTGCGGCTTGCCCGCCTTCAATTGCTGCTTCCACTCGATGATGCGGCCCTTCGCCGCCCACGACTCAGCGTCGGGCACGTTGCCGGAACGCTGATAGATGCGCGAGAGATTGGTGTACGGGAGCTGATCGTCGGGGTTGAGATCGACTACACGCTTGGCGGCGGTGATCGCCTCGTCCCACAGTTCCTGGTCGGCGAGCGCCATCGATAGCCCTTCCCAGGCGTCGGCGAAGTCGGCATTCAACGCCAGCGCTTCGCGGTACTTGGCGATCGCGCCGTCGAGATCGCCGTCCGCCACACAATCCACTGCTTGATCGTAACACTCGTCGGCAGTCGGCACGTGAGACCCTCCAGCAAGCGCGACTCTAGCCAATGGCGGGCACGCCCTCAAGGTATTGGAAGAAGAAGTCAGCGATGGGGGTTCAACGCAGACCCACACATCGGTATAGTGTACTCATGTCCGCGCGCAGCTTCCGGCCGAAACGCCATCGCTCGACGACGCCACCGCCTGACATTGAGGCGATCATGCAAGCGGCCAAAACCGCGGTCGCGGCGCGCCAGCAGGGGTATCGCGCCCGTTCACTCGAATTGCACGGCTGGATCTGCGCCAAGTGTGCGCGCGAGTTCGACGCCGGCAACTTGCACCTGCTCACGGTCCACCACAAGGACGGCAACCACGAGAACAACCCGCCCGACGGCAGCAATTGGGAAAATCTCTGCGTGGATTGCCACGAGGACGAGCACAGCCGTGGCCTGCTCGCGGACTACCTTGCCGGCAAAGACTAGCGCGCCCTCGATACGTTCGCTCCGCTCACTACTCGGGCAAACGGATTTTGGATTCCGTGAAACAAACAACCGCTTCCCCGAGTAGCGGGACTGAGTAGAAGCCGAAGGCTTCGTATCGAAGGCCGGCGTATCGAGGGGTTCCTTCTGGCTGGCGCAAGCCGCGAACCTACGAGGCCTTAAGGGGTTCGCCCTTGGCGTTTTTCTCGCGCAGCAACTCGATCAGCTTCGGGGTACCGCTGGTGGTGATGATTTCCTGGAACTGCGAGCGGAAGTTCGCCACCAGACTCACGCCTTCAATAATCACATCGATGATGCGCCACTCGCCGTCGGGGTCTTTACGCAAGCGGTAGTCAACCAACACCTCGGCTGCGTTGGGGCGAAGGATCTTCGTCTTCA
This region of Deltaproteobacteria bacterium genomic DNA includes:
- a CDS encoding GNAT family N-acetyltransferase is translated as MDSPAPTDRPLTIRAITRHERGAVLNLLGEWISAEFFGRYFDHDPAFRDELCFVALDGERLVSTLQVFAKDVRVGGATLRVAGVGNVFTTDAYRERGTASQVLTHAIAAMDAYGFDLSLLFAVRLAFYGRHGWSSHPRRFVFIEPGDAATSGRYAIDPFVPARDLDSVMQVYDAYSGALPGTTVRDYPYWLGQLRYAGNLEEDFLVAHAGSEVIAYARATTLYGYYLIMEHGYLPGHEDALADLTCRLHTVEGRTLPGTLAQLAHEPRVQASLQTRGLTLRAVDDVFWMWRVISPERLAAKLGVTVAEVEREDFFPNLFPPERSVFWLSDRF
- a CDS encoding tetratricopeptide repeat protein — protein: MPTADECYDQAVDCVADGDLDGAIAKYREALALNADFADAWEGLSMALADQELWDEAITAAKRVVDLNPDDQLPYTNLSRIYQRSGNVPDAESWAAKGRIIEWKQQLKAGKPQS
- a CDS encoding HNH nuclease family protein translates to MSARSFRPKRHRSTTPPPDIEAIMQAAKTAVAARQQGYRARSLELHGWICAKCAREFDAGNLHLLTVHHKDGNHENNPPDGSNWENLCVDCHEDEHSRGLLADYLAGKD